The following proteins are co-located in the Phocoena phocoena chromosome 1, mPhoPho1.1, whole genome shotgun sequence genome:
- the LOC136131403 gene encoding small ribosomal subunit protein eS27-like, producing the protein MPLTKDLLHPSPEEEKRKHKKKHLVQSPNSYFMDVKCPGCYKITTIFNHAQTVVLCVGCSTILCHPTGGKARLAEGCSFR; encoded by the coding sequence ATGCCTCTCACAAAGGATCTCCTTCATCCCTCtccagaagaggagaagaggaaacacaagAAGAAGCACCTGGTGCAGAGCCCCAATTCCTATTTCATGGATGTGAAATGCCCAGGATGCTATAAAATCACCACCATCTTTAACCATGCACAAACAGTAGTTTTGTGTGTTGGCTGCTCTACCATCCTCTGCCACCCTACAGGAGGAAAAGCAAGGCTTGCAGAAGGATGCTCCTTCAGATGA